From a region of the Desmodus rotundus isolate HL8 chromosome 7, HLdesRot8A.1, whole genome shotgun sequence genome:
- the CDKN3 gene encoding cyclin-dependent kinase inhibitor 3 isoform X1 has protein sequence MKPPSSLQTSEFDSSDEEPIEDEQTPIQISWLPLSPVNCSQFLGLCALPGCKFKDIRRNIHKDTEELKSYGIQDIFVFCTRGELSKYRVPNLLTLYQQYGIITHHHPIPEGGTPDIASCCEIMEALTICLKNNRKTLIHCYGGIGRSCLVAACLLLYLSDTVSPQQAIDSLRDLRGSGAIQTIKQYNYLHEFRDKLATYLSSRDSLSRSVSR, from the exons ATGAAGCCG CCTAGTTCATTGCAAACAAGTGAGTTCGACTCATCAGATGAAGAGCCTATTGAAGATGAACAGACTCCAATTCAGATATCATG gCTACCCCTGTCACCAGTGAATTGTTCTCAGTTTCTTGGTTTATGTGCTCTTCCAG GTTGTAAATTTAAAGATATTAGAAGAAATATCCACAAAGATACAG AGGAACTAAAGAGCTATGGTATACAGGACATATTTGTTTTCTGCACCAGAGGGGAACTGTCCAAATACAGAGTTCCAAACCTTCTGACCCTCTACCAGCAGTATGGAATCATCACTCACCATCACCCAATCCCGGAGGGAGGGACTCCTGACATAGCCAGCTGCTGTGAAATAATGGAGGCGCTGACAATCTGCCTTAAAAATAACCGAAAAACCTTAATACA CTGTTACGGAGGAATTGGAAGATCTTGTCTTG TAGCCGCTTGTCTCCTACTCTATCTGTCTGACACGGTGTCACCGCAGCAAGCCATAGACAGCCTGAGAGACCTGCGAGGATCTGGGGCCATACAGACCATAAAG caatATAATTATCTTCATGAGTTCCGGGACAAACTAGCTACGTATCTGTCATCAAGAGATTCACTATCAAGATCTGTATCTagataa
- the CDKN3 gene encoding cyclin-dependent kinase inhibitor 3 isoform X2, with protein sequence MKPPSSLQTSEFDSSDEEPIEDEQTPIQISWLPLSPVNCSQFLGLCALPGCKFKDIRRNIHKDTEELKSYGIQDIFVFCTRGELSKYRVPNLLTLYQQYGIITHHHPIPEGGTPDIASCCEIMEALTICLKNNRKTLIHCYGGIGRSCLAACLLLYLSDTVSPQQAIDSLRDLRGSGAIQTIKQYNYLHEFRDKLATYLSSRDSLSRSVSR encoded by the exons ATGAAGCCG CCTAGTTCATTGCAAACAAGTGAGTTCGACTCATCAGATGAAGAGCCTATTGAAGATGAACAGACTCCAATTCAGATATCATG gCTACCCCTGTCACCAGTGAATTGTTCTCAGTTTCTTGGTTTATGTGCTCTTCCAG GTTGTAAATTTAAAGATATTAGAAGAAATATCCACAAAGATACAG AGGAACTAAAGAGCTATGGTATACAGGACATATTTGTTTTCTGCACCAGAGGGGAACTGTCCAAATACAGAGTTCCAAACCTTCTGACCCTCTACCAGCAGTATGGAATCATCACTCACCATCACCCAATCCCGGAGGGAGGGACTCCTGACATAGCCAGCTGCTGTGAAATAATGGAGGCGCTGACAATCTGCCTTAAAAATAACCGAAAAACCTTAATACA CTGTTACGGAGGAATTGGAAGATCTTGTCTTG CCGCTTGTCTCCTACTCTATCTGTCTGACACGGTGTCACCGCAGCAAGCCATAGACAGCCTGAGAGACCTGCGAGGATCTGGGGCCATACAGACCATAAAG caatATAATTATCTTCATGAGTTCCGGGACAAACTAGCTACGTATCTGTCATCAAGAGATTCACTATCAAGATCTGTATCTagataa